Below is a genomic region from Candidatus Bathyarchaeota archaeon.
AATACGAAGGAAGATCAGTGATTATAGCAACAGGAGCTTCAGCAAAATGGTTGGGTCTAGATAGCGAAAAAAGATTAAGAGGTAAAGGTGTATCGATCTGCGCCACTTGTGATGCAGCCTTCTTCAAGGATAAAAGAACGGTCGTTGTAGGTGGTGGTGACACAGCTATGGAAGAAGCTTTGACTCTATCTAAATTTGCAAATGAAGTTAAGATTGTTCATAGAAGAGATAAACTAAGAGCTTCGAAAGCCCTTCAAGAAAGAGTCCTTAAAAATCCTAAAATAGGGATAATTTGGAATAGCATTGTCAAAGAAATCCTCGGAGAAGAAAAGGTCAAGGGTGTTATCCTTAAGAAAGTTGATTCAAATGAAAAAATTGAGCTAACATCTGATGCTGTCTTCGTAGCAATAGGATATAAACCAAATACAGAGATTTTTAAAGGAAAATTAGAGCTGGATCAGAGCGGATATATTGTCGCTAAAGATATGACAAAAACTAATGTTGAAGGCGTTTTTGTTGCTGGGGACGTCGAGGATCATAATTACAGACAAGCTATAACAGCAGCTGGAGCAGGTTGTAAAGCAGCTTTAGATGCCGAGAGGTTTCTAGGAGAGACTTAAGGCAAGCTTTAGGTTAGTTAAT
It encodes:
- the trxB gene encoding thioredoxin-disulfide reductase → MYDIIIIGSGPAGLTAAIYSSRAMLKTLVISGTSWGGQLMLAEKVENYPGFKEGILGPDLMNIIYQQAEHFGAEIIFENASAVDFSFKPFKIWIRDKKYEGRSVIIATGASAKWLGLDSEKRLRGKGVSICATCDAAFFKDKRTVVVGGGDTAMEEALTLSKFANEVKIVHRRDKLRASKALQERVLKNPKIGIIWNSIVKEILGEEKVKGVILKKVDSNEKIELTSDAVFVAIGYKPNTEIFKGKLELDQSGYIVAKDMTKTNVEGVFVAGDVEDHNYRQAITAAGAGCKAALDAERFLGET